Proteins from a genomic interval of Quercus lobata isolate SW786 chromosome 11, ValleyOak3.0 Primary Assembly, whole genome shotgun sequence:
- the LOC115966659 gene encoding uncharacterized protein LOC115966659, with protein sequence MSKALNQISKLLFTRWIGEGRLPRRFTQPIFTLYNGETDPVEHASHFNLKVAVHSKNEALICKVFPSSLGPVMMRWFDGLKAGSIDFFKELTQTFDSRFITCNRAPRPLASLLSLSMREGETLKTYSDRYWEIFNEIDGDFEDVAISTFKLSLPFEHGLRKSLTGKPITSIRQLMDRIDKYKRGDQSRSGAQENASTRPPLGTINVIFATPGRTGSHPARVIFVARSSAEDPNSELKKARLEI encoded by the exons ATGAGTAAAGCACTCAACCAAATTTCCAAATTGCTCTTCACACGCTGGATTGGGGAAGGGAgacttcctcggcggttcacTCAACCCATTTTCACCTTGTATAACGGCGAAACGGACCCTGTTGAGCATGCTAGCCATTTTAATCTAAAGGTGGCTGTACATTCCAAGAATGAAGCCTTGATTTGCAAGGTTTTCCCATCCAGTCTAGGGCCTGTGAtgatgaggtggtttgatggtCTGAAAGCAGGTTCCATTGATTTCTTTAAGGAACTCACCCAAACGTTTGACTCTCGTTTTATTACGTGCAACAGAGCTCCTCGTCCTTTGGCTTCCTTGCTATCTCTGTCCATGAGAGAAGGAGAAACTCTAAAAACATACTCGGACAGATATTGGGAGATATTCAACGAGATAGATGGTGATTTTGAAGACGTAGCCATCAGTACTTTCAAGCTTAGCCTGCCTTTCGAGCACGGCCTAAGGAAGTCTTTAACAGGGAAACCTATTACTAGTATACGTCAACTTATGGATCGGATTgataagtataaaagg GGGGACCAGTCAAGATCAGGGGCTCAGGAGAATGCTTCTACAAGGCCTCCATTGGGTACAATCAATGTCATTTTTGCTACACCTGGGAGAACTGGTTCTCATCCTGCTAGGGTGATATTTGTGGCCAGATCATCAGCCGAGGATCCCAACTCCGAGCTGAAGAAAGCTAGATTGGAAATCTGA